The following proteins come from a genomic window of Brevibacillus antibioticus:
- the msrB gene encoding peptide-methionine (R)-S-oxide reductase MsrB — protein sequence MNSDTHPFEIATFAGGCFWCMVSPFDKMPGIEEVVSGYTGGHVENPTYEQVCSDTTGHYEAVQITYDPSHISYEELLQMFWRQIDPTDAGGQFGDRGQSYAPAIFYHNEEQERLAQKSMQELDASGRFQKPIATLILPAKPFYPAEEYHQDYYKKNSVRYQYYRAASGRAKFTKEAWRDRAKQEELKKILTPLQYEVTQNNGTERPFTNEFWDHKEEGIYVDIVSNEPLFSSLDKFDSGCGWPSFTKPLQEETVTEHVDLTHNMIRTEVRSKEADSHLGHVFEDGPGENGLRYCINSAALRFIPKDRLEEDGFGAYKRLFEKE from the coding sequence GTGAACAGCGATACACATCCATTCGAAATCGCAACCTTTGCAGGCGGATGCTTCTGGTGCATGGTCAGTCCGTTTGACAAGATGCCAGGCATTGAAGAAGTCGTCTCCGGCTATACAGGCGGTCATGTCGAAAACCCAACCTATGAACAGGTATGCTCTGATACGACAGGACACTACGAAGCGGTCCAGATTACATATGATCCGTCGCACATCTCATACGAGGAATTGCTGCAAATGTTTTGGAGACAAATCGACCCGACTGACGCTGGTGGTCAATTCGGTGATCGAGGTCAATCGTATGCGCCAGCGATCTTCTATCATAATGAAGAGCAAGAAAGGCTTGCGCAAAAATCCATGCAAGAGCTAGATGCGAGCGGTCGTTTCCAAAAGCCCATTGCAACGCTGATTTTGCCAGCCAAGCCGTTCTATCCAGCGGAAGAATATCATCAGGACTACTATAAGAAAAATTCCGTTCGCTACCAATACTACCGGGCGGCATCAGGCAGAGCGAAATTCACAAAGGAAGCATGGCGCGACCGTGCAAAACAAGAAGAATTGAAAAAAATCTTGACCCCGCTCCAGTACGAGGTGACCCAAAATAACGGGACAGAACGTCCATTCACGAATGAATTCTGGGATCACAAGGAAGAGGGCATCTACGTAGACATCGTCTCCAACGAGCCTTTGTTCAGTTCCTTGGACAAGTTTGATTCCGGCTGCGGGTGGCCATCCTTTACCAAGCCATTGCAAGAGGAAACCGTAACCGAGCATGTGGATTTGACACATAATATGATTCGTACAGAGGTTCGCAGCAAAGAAGCAGATTCTCATCTCGGCCACGTTTTCGAGGACGGTCCTGGAGAAAATGGATTGCGCTACTGCATCAATTCAGCCGCATTGCGCTTCATTCCGAAGGATCGTTTGGAAGAAGATGGCTTCGGGGCGTATAAGCGATTATTTGAAAAAGAATAG
- a CDS encoding TetR/AcrR family transcriptional regulator — MAEKSIRERIIETSMRLFEANGYHKVTVDQIVKESGTSKGGFYHNFKSKDELLYIIHDQFITYVLEKAEEAYEKWDTPTERLQAIVKSFVMMIDLYRSQVTIFYQESLFLAPEYYTDIETKRDRYKKSMFTVISDGIESGEFRPELPVPIVSMAIFGMVNWIYKWYQKSGTYSIEQIADIYADMVLHSVLKSESMENPAFQRFFLQSQENPFKSL, encoded by the coding sequence ATGGCCGAAAAATCAATCAGAGAACGTATTATTGAAACATCCATGCGCTTGTTTGAAGCAAATGGCTACCACAAAGTGACTGTGGATCAAATTGTGAAAGAAAGCGGAACGTCGAAGGGAGGATTTTATCACAACTTCAAATCCAAGGATGAACTCCTCTACATCATTCATGATCAATTCATTACGTATGTGCTGGAGAAAGCAGAGGAGGCTTACGAGAAGTGGGACACCCCGACAGAACGACTGCAAGCCATCGTAAAATCCTTCGTCATGATGATTGATCTGTACCGCTCGCAGGTTACGATTTTTTATCAGGAAAGCTTGTTTTTAGCTCCGGAGTACTACACGGATATTGAAACGAAACGGGATCGCTATAAAAAAAGTATGTTCACCGTCATTTCGGACGGGATCGAATCGGGTGAGTTCCGTCCGGAGCTGCCTGTGCCGATTGTGTCCATGGCTATTTTTGGCATGGTGAACTGGATTTACAAATGGTATCAAAAATCAGGGACGTACTCGATCGAGCAAATCGCGGATATTTATGCAGATATGGTTCTTCATTCCGTCTTGAAATCAGAATCGATGGAAAACCCGGCATTTCAACGTTTTTTCCTGCAATCACAAGAAAATCCCTTCAAGTCATTGTAA
- a CDS encoding methylmalonyl-CoA mutase family protein, giving the protein MSKHTWFKEFSVPTYEQWREAAEKSLKGASFDAKLLTHSYEGIVRQPIYRYEDVKTLPHLEALPGEAPFHRGNQQPSEHKEHKWQVCQEIIATSAEAFSQAAVDDLARGQTMLHLMVDQATLAGLDPDEALPDTIGHKGISVFCREDIEQAFRGVKLSEVPLYVNTGALGLPILSLILAHVEATGQQAFELRGCIGQDPIAVLLTEGKLACSLQTAYSAMASMTQWAKDHAPALKTILVQSNPYQDGGGNAVTELAFSLATGVDYLQAMLVRGLSIEDITARMQFSYSIGSDVFMEIAKLRAARMLWSNIVTAYGGTTEAQKMTIHARTSAWTKTIYDPYVNMLRSTTEAFSAVIGGADSLHVSTFDEAIRPASEFSRRIARNTQIILQEEAHLAKVIDPAGGSWYVEWLTDALAKKAWELFQQVEAHGGMLSALEAGFPQGLIAQIADQKAASIDTRKKRLVGTNMYPNTAEQPLQAESHPNIHEERAAQARSHRMKQNVSSALNELAKHTNQEFVVHAVKAVLHGATVGDIAKAMRREDSVETIIQPLRIHRASERFEALRIQADAYLKTTGKRPTVFLATMGPVAKHKGRADFAAEFFAVGGFDILRKQAFSTIVEAAEAAVASGAMITVICSDDASYPEQVPPLAHAIKQGVPQMTVLLAGLPEAEQLATYKAAGVDDCIHMRSNCYEMLRELQERIGVSS; this is encoded by the coding sequence GTGAGCAAACATACATGGTTCAAGGAATTCTCCGTTCCCACGTACGAGCAATGGCGGGAAGCAGCAGAGAAATCGCTAAAGGGAGCATCTTTTGATGCCAAGCTACTAACGCATTCGTACGAGGGAATTGTTCGCCAGCCCATTTATCGGTACGAAGATGTCAAAACATTGCCGCATCTGGAAGCGCTACCAGGTGAGGCACCTTTTCATAGAGGGAATCAGCAGCCTAGCGAGCATAAGGAACATAAATGGCAGGTCTGTCAGGAAATCATCGCAACGAGTGCCGAGGCATTTAGTCAGGCAGCCGTAGACGACTTAGCGCGTGGACAAACGATGCTGCATCTGATGGTGGATCAAGCGACATTGGCTGGACTTGATCCGGACGAAGCATTACCAGATACGATTGGTCACAAAGGCATATCTGTTTTTTGCCGAGAGGATATAGAACAGGCATTTCGAGGGGTGAAGCTTTCAGAGGTCCCTCTTTACGTGAACACGGGAGCGCTTGGGTTGCCCATTCTTTCACTCATCCTCGCACATGTTGAAGCGACAGGCCAACAAGCCTTCGAGCTTCGTGGGTGCATCGGGCAAGACCCTATAGCGGTCCTTCTCACAGAGGGCAAGCTCGCTTGTTCCTTGCAGACAGCTTATAGCGCCATGGCAAGCATGACGCAATGGGCAAAAGATCATGCGCCCGCGTTGAAAACGATCTTGGTTCAAAGCAATCCTTATCAGGATGGCGGCGGAAACGCAGTAACCGAACTTGCTTTTTCACTGGCCACAGGGGTCGACTATTTGCAAGCGATGCTTGTGCGGGGGCTTTCCATAGAGGATATCACAGCACGTATGCAGTTCTCGTATTCGATCGGCTCTGACGTCTTCATGGAAATCGCGAAGTTGCGTGCTGCAAGAATGCTCTGGTCAAACATCGTGACGGCCTACGGTGGAACAACGGAAGCGCAGAAGATGACGATTCACGCCAGAACCTCCGCCTGGACGAAGACGATTTACGACCCGTATGTCAACATGCTACGCTCCACGACAGAAGCATTTTCAGCCGTCATTGGCGGAGCAGACAGTCTGCATGTATCCACCTTTGACGAAGCCATTCGCCCTGCCAGCGAGTTTTCGAGAAGAATCGCCAGAAATACGCAAATCATTTTGCAAGAAGAAGCGCATTTGGCAAAAGTGATCGACCCTGCGGGTGGTTCTTGGTACGTAGAATGGCTCACAGACGCATTAGCGAAAAAAGCATGGGAGCTGTTCCAGCAGGTAGAAGCACACGGTGGCATGCTGAGCGCATTAGAAGCAGGCTTCCCACAAGGCTTGATCGCCCAGATCGCGGATCAAAAAGCAGCGAGCATCGATACACGTAAAAAGCGTTTGGTTGGAACCAACATGTATCCCAATACGGCTGAGCAGCCACTGCAGGCCGAGAGTCATCCGAACATACACGAAGAGCGAGCAGCACAAGCACGTTCCCATCGGATGAAGCAGAACGTCTCCTCAGCGCTCAATGAGCTGGCGAAACATACCAATCAGGAATTCGTAGTGCATGCAGTAAAAGCAGTGCTTCATGGAGCGACTGTGGGCGATATCGCCAAAGCCATGAGACGTGAAGATTCGGTGGAGACAATCATCCAGCCACTCCGTATTCACCGGGCATCCGAACGCTTTGAAGCCTTGCGGATACAGGCAGATGCTTACTTGAAAACAACAGGCAAAAGACCAACCGTGTTCCTGGCTACGATGGGTCCAGTGGCAAAGCATAAGGGCCGAGCAGATTTCGCAGCAGAGTTTTTTGCGGTTGGCGGCTTTGACATTTTGCGCAAGCAAGCATTCTCTACGATTGTAGAGGCGGCTGAAGCTGCGGTGGCATCAGGTGCGATGATCACAGTCATTTGTTCGGACGATGCGAGTTATCCGGAGCAGGTCCCACCATTAGCTCATGCAATCAAGCAAGGTGTACCCCAGATGACGGTGCTGTTGGCTGGCTTGCCTGAGGCGGAGCAGCTGGCTACTTATAAGGCGGCGGGTGTAGATGATTGCATCCACATGCGTTCCAATTGCTACGAGATGCTGCGAGAACTTCAGGAGCGGATAGGAGTGAGCTCATAA
- the accB gene encoding acetyl-CoA carboxylase biotin carboxyl carrier protein, whose amino-acid sequence MLTIYELRELVKLLEQTDIESFEVNDEDSSLRIKRRNGNQVTSVHQAPVQTKSAPIVTAAPAVLLPKTETIERPVVIIPAEAPQKSAEVTENLYKIPSPMVGTFYAAPAVDAAPYVSVNDRVEPTTIVCIVEAMKLFNEIEAEVKGEIVQVLVENGQLVEHGQPLFLVKQA is encoded by the coding sequence GTGCTTACCATTTACGAATTACGAGAACTTGTGAAGTTATTGGAGCAGACGGACATAGAATCTTTTGAGGTAAATGACGAAGATTCTTCTTTGCGTATTAAACGAAGAAATGGAAATCAAGTGACATCGGTACATCAAGCCCCCGTACAAACGAAAAGCGCGCCAATCGTGACGGCGGCACCCGCTGTCCTTTTGCCTAAAACAGAAACGATTGAGCGCCCGGTCGTAATAATCCCTGCGGAAGCGCCTCAGAAATCGGCGGAAGTGACGGAAAACTTGTACAAAATCCCTTCACCTATGGTCGGAACCTTTTATGCAGCGCCTGCCGTTGACGCAGCACCATACGTATCCGTAAATGATCGAGTAGAGCCTACTACTATTGTCTGTATTGTCGAAGCCATGAAGCTGTTTAACGAGATTGAAGCAGAAGTAAAAGGAGAGATTGTCCAAGTCTTGGTGGAAAACGGTCAGTTGGTGGAGCATGGACAGCCGTTGTTCCTGGTGAAGCAAGCGTAA
- a CDS encoding M15 family metallopeptidase, translating into MRNFRHRLLHPLVLVTALTFVLSGCSSTAAPQEPQTPPSVETPTPPKKEEAKPKEETTSPPAETLKQEQPEQPQKAKPTETKSGEKPSAGQPPELSFPDIEVVGEPESVAVLVNKQRKLPESYQPNDLVFPNVPYLLPEKSEKRKMRKEAGGALEQLFAAAQADGVQLAGVSAYRSHAYQKALFNRYVKKDGVEKARTYSAVPGTSEHETGLAIDVSGKDGKCAAMSCFAGTKEAKWLDENVEKFGFIIRYPEGKDAITGYIYEPWHLRYVGVEIAQEIREKGITLEEYSGAVPVSTPTN; encoded by the coding sequence ATGAGAAATTTTCGACACCGACTCTTGCATCCGCTCGTACTCGTTACGGCATTGACATTTGTGTTGTCTGGTTGTAGCAGTACGGCTGCTCCACAAGAACCCCAGACACCACCATCTGTGGAGACGCCAACTCCTCCAAAGAAAGAAGAAGCGAAGCCAAAGGAGGAGACCACCTCTCCACCTGCTGAAACACTAAAGCAAGAACAACCGGAGCAACCCCAGAAAGCGAAGCCAACGGAAACGAAGTCAGGAGAAAAGCCATCAGCGGGTCAGCCGCCTGAGCTGTCGTTCCCGGACATCGAGGTCGTGGGTGAGCCTGAGAGTGTTGCTGTACTGGTGAACAAGCAACGCAAGCTTCCGGAGAGCTATCAGCCAAATGATTTAGTGTTTCCTAACGTCCCTTACTTGCTCCCGGAAAAGAGTGAGAAACGCAAAATGCGCAAAGAAGCAGGGGGGGCGCTTGAGCAATTATTTGCGGCAGCCCAGGCTGATGGTGTCCAGTTGGCGGGTGTGTCTGCCTATCGCTCCCACGCGTACCAGAAAGCGCTGTTTAATCGCTATGTAAAAAAAGACGGCGTAGAGAAGGCAAGGACTTACAGTGCGGTTCCTGGGACGAGTGAGCATGAGACGGGACTGGCGATTGACGTTTCTGGTAAGGATGGCAAATGTGCAGCAATGAGCTGCTTTGCCGGAACCAAGGAAGCGAAGTGGCTGGATGAAAACGTCGAGAAGTTTGGATTTATCATTCGCTACCCAGAGGGAAAAGACGCGATTACGGGCTATATTTATGAGCCGTGGCATTTGCGTTATGTAGGTGTCGAGATCGCCCAAGAAATCCGAGAAAAAGGGATTACGCTTGAAGAATATTCAGGTGCGGTGCCTGTTTCCACACCAACGAATTAA